Proteins encoded in a region of the Flammeovirga yaeyamensis genome:
- a CDS encoding DUF2061 domain-containing protein → MLADKLIERKLKVQRNKELEAEKSGLRKQPKWVSVAKSVSWRAVGTIDTMVISYFITGELTLAISIGSIEVFSKMILYYFHERLWEKFTKK, encoded by the coding sequence ATGTTAGCAGATAAATTAATAGAACGAAAACTAAAGGTTCAACGAAATAAAGAATTAGAAGCTGAGAAATCAGGTCTTCGTAAGCAACCTAAATGGGTAAGTGTCGCTAAATCAGTGTCATGGAGGGCCGTTGGTACCATAGATACAATGGTGATATCTTATTTCATTACAGGAGAGTTAACCTTGGCTATTTCAATAGGCTCGATAGAAGTTTTCTCGAAAATGATACTTTATTATTTTCATGAAAGACTATGGGAAAAATTCACTAAAAAATAA
- a CDS encoding transketolase family protein, which produces MKKYTYTEKKDTRSGFGAGLHELGKMNEDVVALCADLTGSLKMDAFKNDFPERFFQMGIAEANMINVAAGMTVGGKIPFTGTFANFSTSRVYDQIRQSIAYSKKNVKIAASHSGLTLGEDGATHQVLEDIGMMKMLPHMTVINTCDYNQTKAATIAAAKHDGPVYLRFGRPSIPVFMPEGEFEIGKAVMLNEGTDVTIVATGHLVWEAIQAGEALEAEGISAEIINIHTIKPLDEEAILASVKKTGCVVTAEEHQIAGGLGESVSATLTRNLLAPQEFVAVNDTFGESGTPAQLMEKYGLTANDIVKAAKKAIERKG; this is translated from the coding sequence ATGAAGAAGTACACTTATACAGAGAAAAAGGATACTCGCTCAGGATTTGGTGCGGGTTTACATGAACTTGGAAAAATGAATGAGGACGTGGTGGCTTTATGTGCCGACCTAACAGGTTCTCTTAAAATGGATGCATTTAAAAACGATTTCCCAGAGAGATTCTTTCAAATGGGTATCGCTGAGGCAAACATGATCAACGTAGCTGCAGGTATGACAGTAGGTGGTAAAATTCCTTTCACAGGTACTTTTGCTAACTTCTCTACATCTAGAGTATACGATCAGATCCGTCAGTCAATTGCATATTCTAAGAAGAATGTAAAAATTGCAGCTTCTCATTCTGGTTTAACACTAGGAGAGGATGGTGCTACTCACCAAGTACTTGAGGATATCGGGATGATGAAAATGTTGCCTCATATGACTGTGATCAATACTTGTGATTACAATCAGACAAAAGCAGCAACAATTGCAGCAGCAAAACATGATGGTCCTGTATATTTAAGATTTGGTCGTCCGTCAATTCCTGTATTCATGCCTGAAGGCGAATTCGAAATTGGTAAAGCGGTGATGTTGAACGAAGGAACAGATGTTACTATCGTTGCAACAGGTCATTTAGTTTGGGAAGCAATCCAAGCTGGAGAAGCTTTAGAAGCAGAAGGTATTTCAGCAGAAATCATCAATATTCACACAATCAAACCTCTTGATGAAGAAGCAATTCTTGCATCAGTAAAGAAAACAGGTTGTGTTGTTACTGCTGAAGAACATCAAATTGCTGGTGGTTTAGGCGAATCAGTTTCTGCAACTCTTACTAGAAACTTATTAGCTCCACAAGAATTTGTAGCAGTAAACGATACTTTCGGTGAAAGTGGAACACCTGCTCAATTAATGGAAAAATATGGCTTGACGGCTAACGATATTGTAAAAGCAGCCAAAAAAGCTATCGAAAGAAAAGGATAA
- a CDS encoding caspase family protein, with protein MRLVICISLFFCIQTTYAQSDITLTFSQGHLGGVTALDISNNGNVVVSAGEDRLIKIWDVGQERLLRSIYAHDIGITDVSISKNSKYIVSSGLDHTIKIWSVDNGELLAKLTQLQETVQEVRFDNRKVIYINSIGDIFHWDWDSDNENSAYHWNKGMANGISRFIPMNNSNNVFIGNFKGEVQLWNTSSKKLKKSHQLHSDWVSGMVYIKSYKYLVSGSWDGSLAVWDVQNDSILQKINLKDASGIKDLCYSEENNMLIITSMGNHAYYYQISEGNLKQLSRFKRSGVSDTAFNANGEIGVISYLNGEIEMWDVKNIKLLSSWKPITSSAKRFNISSTSGDIAVASNLGEIKLWEFGSRSDLINWKAHTNEIVGLDYLANGNLVSCSTDSTIKIWNKNNHYTLLNSFHHEAAIHSAVMIGNNMLIADEHEDVFIVDLKNWSLEKIYSSYNKIMSICVKDDFSEVVLAFNNRKIGVLNLNNRQLSYIPVTDWTIKSIKYNHKGDRLLIGGKHQLNLLETENFTVLKTLDVASQVLDATFSIDDEYILVGEENGKLRSFKNDLSDEIYQYHQNHNNIEQVIDFPGKDVFITLSNNFSIHIWDLTSPNKYGGVYTNGESGWMVEHYSGLFDASESNMDDLYYVADREIIDISQLQNMYWEPGLGVKLFKGDALREVPLLNSISLFPQASLHKRGNKLVIDVIDRGGGIGKVGILVNGKEVMDDISDYKTTIKQLSFINGKQKERYLVPIDSIGYLFTSDHLNDITVIVENNEGTLNGRGLTIKHRDNSTTAIPNFYGIVIGVSDYRGTTLDLKYATKDAISISNTIQKSAGELFGENKVTIETFTTDAENEQYQPTKQNIKNSFDSLSTLMTPSDVLFIFMAGHGMSKKFKDGEEDFFFLTKDMITADIDDQEIREKYCISGKEWLDWMKKMPVTRQVFIMDACNAGQFAETILAVRNIDDESVRLRALERVRNRSGMYLLAGASADKLSYESSLYGQGLLTYAILDYFKTGNLRKGEFVDVQMLFGNAVDEVPRLAERFGASQQPEMRIPNGGDSFDIGRVTEIVKDQIRLNSNLPRIRYTQFEEETTWLDNLEISQKINKRLLAKSESQNNRNTPFIFSPYAQGDNVYQLKGKYSQVEEGVQLTVRLLENQQLKHEFEITDQDEQKLLDSVIFEIVSYFKSI; from the coding sequence ATGAGGCTTGTAATTTGCATAAGCCTCTTTTTTTGTATCCAGACTACTTATGCTCAAAGCGATATTACCCTTACTTTTTCACAAGGACATTTAGGAGGAGTAACCGCTTTAGACATTTCTAATAATGGGAATGTAGTCGTTTCTGCAGGAGAAGACCGTTTAATAAAAATATGGGATGTAGGTCAAGAACGTCTATTAAGGTCTATCTATGCCCATGATATTGGCATCACAGATGTTTCAATTTCGAAAAATAGCAAATACATTGTTTCCTCAGGTTTAGATCACACTATAAAAATCTGGTCTGTTGATAATGGTGAACTTCTAGCAAAACTTACCCAATTACAAGAAACTGTTCAAGAAGTTAGATTCGATAACCGTAAAGTAATCTACATAAATTCCATTGGAGATATCTTTCATTGGGATTGGGATTCTGATAATGAAAACTCTGCTTATCATTGGAATAAAGGCATGGCCAATGGTATTTCCCGTTTTATTCCCATGAACAATTCTAATAATGTATTCATTGGGAATTTTAAAGGAGAGGTGCAATTATGGAATACGAGTAGTAAAAAACTTAAAAAGTCTCATCAATTACATTCAGACTGGGTTTCTGGAATGGTTTACATTAAATCCTATAAATATTTAGTGAGCGGAAGTTGGGATGGTTCATTAGCTGTTTGGGATGTTCAAAATGATTCAATTCTACAAAAGATCAACCTCAAAGATGCTTCAGGGATCAAAGATTTGTGTTACTCTGAAGAAAATAATATGCTTATCATTACCTCGATGGGAAATCATGCATATTATTATCAAATATCGGAAGGGAATCTTAAGCAATTAAGCCGATTTAAAAGGTCTGGTGTTTCTGATACAGCTTTTAATGCCAATGGAGAAATTGGTGTTATTTCCTATTTAAATGGTGAAATAGAAATGTGGGATGTAAAGAATATTAAATTGTTAAGCTCGTGGAAGCCAATTACTTCAAGTGCTAAACGATTCAATATTTCTTCTACCAGCGGAGATATTGCTGTCGCATCAAATTTAGGAGAGATCAAACTGTGGGAATTTGGTAGTAGAAGTGATTTAATCAATTGGAAAGCACACACTAATGAGATTGTCGGTTTAGATTATCTAGCAAATGGTAATCTCGTGAGTTGTTCTACAGATTCTACGATTAAGATTTGGAATAAAAATAATCATTATACTTTATTGAATTCGTTTCATCATGAAGCTGCAATTCATTCCGCTGTAATGATTGGTAATAATATGCTGATTGCTGATGAGCATGAAGATGTGTTTATTGTAGATCTTAAAAACTGGTCGTTAGAAAAGATCTACTCTTCTTACAATAAAATCATGTCAATTTGTGTGAAAGATGATTTCTCAGAAGTTGTACTTGCTTTTAATAATAGAAAAATTGGTGTTCTGAATCTTAATAATCGACAGTTGTCTTATATTCCTGTTACAGATTGGACCATAAAATCAATTAAATATAACCATAAAGGCGACCGTCTTTTAATAGGCGGTAAACATCAATTGAACCTTTTAGAAACTGAAAATTTCACAGTTTTAAAAACATTGGATGTTGCAAGTCAAGTATTGGATGCTACCTTTTCTATTGATGATGAATACATTCTAGTAGGAGAAGAGAATGGAAAATTACGTTCTTTTAAAAATGACTTATCCGATGAAATCTATCAATACCATCAAAACCACAACAATATAGAGCAGGTGATTGACTTTCCAGGAAAAGATGTTTTTATCACTTTATCCAATAATTTTAGTATTCATATTTGGGATCTAACATCGCCTAATAAGTACGGAGGTGTTTATACAAATGGGGAGTCAGGTTGGATGGTCGAACACTATTCTGGTTTGTTCGATGCTTCAGAATCGAATATGGATGATTTGTATTATGTTGCAGATCGTGAGATTATCGATATTAGTCAATTACAGAATATGTACTGGGAACCCGGTCTTGGGGTGAAGTTATTTAAAGGTGATGCTTTAAGAGAGGTACCACTGTTAAATAGTATATCATTATTTCCTCAAGCGAGTCTTCATAAAAGAGGAAATAAATTAGTGATTGATGTGATAGATAGAGGTGGAGGTATTGGTAAAGTCGGTATCCTTGTCAATGGAAAAGAAGTGATGGATGATATTTCTGATTATAAAACAACAATTAAACAATTGTCATTTATAAACGGAAAGCAAAAAGAAAGATATCTCGTACCTATTGATAGTATTGGTTATTTATTTACGAGTGACCATTTAAATGATATCACAGTAATTGTCGAAAATAATGAAGGAACTCTTAATGGAAGGGGACTAACCATCAAACATAGAGACAATAGTACAACGGCAATACCTAATTTTTATGGAATTGTTATAGGAGTTTCCGATTACAGAGGGACAACATTGGATTTGAAATACGCAACTAAAGATGCCATTTCTATTTCAAATACAATTCAAAAATCAGCAGGTGAACTGTTTGGAGAAAATAAGGTTACCATAGAGACGTTTACAACTGATGCTGAAAACGAACAATATCAACCAACAAAGCAAAATATCAAAAACTCATTCGATTCTTTGAGTACTTTAATGACACCATCTGATGTCTTGTTTATATTTATGGCAGGGCACGGAATGTCTAAAAAATTCAAAGACGGAGAAGAAGACTTTTTCTTTTTAACAAAAGACATGATTACTGCCGATATTGATGATCAGGAAATAAGAGAAAAGTACTGTATTTCTGGAAAAGAGTGGTTGGACTGGATGAAGAAAATGCCGGTAACCAGACAAGTGTTTATTATGGATGCATGTAATGCTGGTCAATTTGCAGAGACTATTTTGGCGGTCAGAAATATTGATGATGAATCTGTGAGATTAAGAGCTTTAGAAAGAGTAAGGAATAGATCTGGGATGTACTTACTAGCGGGAGCATCAGCTGATAAGTTAAGCTATGAATCATCTCTTTATGGACAAGGGTTATTGACTTATGCTATTTTAGATTACTTCAAAACCGGAAATTTAAGAAAAGGGGAATTTGTTGATGTACAAATGCTTTTTGGAAATGCTGTAGATGAGGTGCCTAGATTAGCAGAAAGGTTTGGAGCGAGTCAGCAACCCGAAATGAGGATTCCAAACGGAGGAGACAGTTTTGATATTGGTCGGGTGACTGAAATAGTAAAAGATCAGATTAGATTGAACAGCAATCTGCCGAGAATTCGCTATACACAATTTGAGGAAGAAACTACATGGCTTGATAATTTAGAGATATCTCAGAAAATAAATAAACGACTTTTAGCAAAATCAGAAAGTCAGAATAATAGAAATACACCTTTTATATTTAGTCCTTACGCTCAAGGTGATAATGTTTATCAATTGAAAGGGAAATATAGTCAAGTGGAAGAAGGTGTTCAGTTAACAGTCAGGTTGTTAGAAAATCAGCAGTTAAAACATGAATTTGAAATTACAGATCAAGATGAGCAAAAGTTATTAGATAGCGTTATCTTTGAAATTGTATCTTATTTTAAAAGTATTTAA
- a CDS encoding GSCFA domain-containing protein, with protein sequence MILSNKFGYKSKVCLDVDKIISITKAYIVKMMQNETFRTPIQPQKFDKKIKYDSKIVSIGSCFSSNIGKILEDYRFNILSNPYGTLYNPISIHQNIVSAIREREINNDHILDDVPTVKSLDYHSDIEADNVNDLKTLIDSQNLKVKEQLSDAEFLFITWGSAFVFEYKKTNKVVGNCHKLPAKEFQQKLLSAEEIVASFDELMQEITSKTQVVITVSPVRHFRNGLIDNSLSKATLRYASHLIESKYANVTYFPSYEIMIDELRDYRFYKDDMVHPSHQAILYIWNYLKETLLDDSSYNTMEQWDKILKGLNHRPINPESEAHQKFLKKMIKWCKELNKINVDDVILRIEEQIVNPTSH encoded by the coding sequence ATGATTCTTTCAAATAAATTCGGATACAAATCTAAGGTTTGTCTTGATGTTGACAAAATTATTTCAATAACAAAAGCGTATATTGTGAAAATGATGCAAAATGAAACATTCAGAACGCCAATTCAACCTCAAAAATTTGATAAAAAGATAAAATATGATTCTAAAATAGTTAGTATTGGCTCCTGCTTTTCTTCCAATATTGGAAAAATTTTAGAGGATTATCGGTTTAACATCTTATCCAATCCCTATGGAACTTTATATAATCCGATTAGCATTCATCAAAATATTGTTTCAGCAATTCGAGAAAGAGAAATAAATAACGATCATATTTTAGATGATGTCCCAACTGTTAAGAGTTTAGATTATCATTCAGATATAGAAGCTGACAATGTCAATGACTTAAAGACTTTAATAGATTCTCAAAACCTAAAAGTTAAAGAACAATTATCTGATGCTGAATTTCTATTTATCACATGGGGTTCTGCTTTTGTCTTTGAGTACAAAAAAACTAATAAAGTGGTTGGGAACTGTCATAAATTACCAGCCAAAGAGTTTCAACAAAAACTTTTATCTGCAGAGGAAATCGTAGCTTCTTTTGATGAACTAATGCAAGAGATAACATCAAAAACACAGGTTGTAATTACAGTTTCTCCTGTAAGGCACTTTAGAAATGGATTAATCGATAACAGTTTAAGTAAGGCCACTCTAAGGTATGCATCACATCTAATAGAAAGTAAATATGCAAATGTTACCTATTTTCCATCCTATGAAATTATGATTGATGAGCTAAGAGATTATCGGTTCTATAAAGATGATATGGTACATCCCTCTCATCAGGCTATACTTTATATATGGAATTATCTCAAAGAAACATTACTTGATGATTCTTCTTATAATACAATGGAACAATGGGATAAAATATTAAAAGGGTTAAATCATCGTCCTATTAATCCTGAATCAGAAGCACATCAAAAATTTTTGAAAAAGATGATCAAATGGTGTAAAGAGTTAAATAAAATTAATGTTGATGATGTTATTTTAAGAATTGAAGAACAAATTGTAAACCCAACATCACATTAA
- the pafA gene encoding alkaline phosphatase PafA — MKRFLSLITLSVLTWTSVFAQFTEDKPKLVVGIIVDQMKYDYISRYWDNFGDGGFKKLVNEGYFARNGQYNYAPTVTGPGHASVYSGTSPAYHSIVNNHYYDRELGKNIYCVDDDRYETVGAEGKNGKKSPYRLTVTNLSDELKWASNLRSKVYTVSIKDRSAVLPAGHKADGAYWLDDKTGNWITSSFYMDELPNWITEMNSSKKRPIDTYMKGVWDLSLPVEKYSASMEDNNPYESLLPGKKTPTFPYELKKMLAADRVRVKSGRKYDLLKSTPFGNTVVTEMAMQIIDNEKMGDDNFTDLLGVSYSSTDYAGHAFGPQSMEVEDVYIKLDKEIEHLINHLDQKVGKGQYVIFLTADHAGAQNTNYMREEFNFVAENVSSKDDSKVINDFLVEKYGEGKYVVSYYSGMTYLNRPLIKEKGLDLEEVQKYAAEAIMTMPQYAAAVMGKDLERQEYTLGYKGLIYNGFNPRFSPDVYGVLRSHFMDYQKTGTSHFSPYKYDTHVPIMFYGWKIEPGYTHAPHTVTEIAPTICSFLNMNYPSGCYSDPILIPLKK, encoded by the coding sequence ATGAAACGATTTTTATCACTAATTACTTTATCTGTCTTGACTTGGACAAGTGTTTTTGCACAGTTCACTGAAGACAAACCTAAACTCGTTGTTGGAATTATCGTCGACCAAATGAAGTACGATTATATCTCTAGATATTGGGATAACTTTGGCGATGGTGGATTTAAAAAGTTAGTAAACGAAGGTTATTTTGCTAGAAATGGCCAATACAATTACGCTCCAACAGTTACTGGACCAGGTCATGCATCTGTTTATTCTGGTACTTCCCCTGCCTATCACTCGATCGTAAACAACCATTATTATGATAGAGAATTAGGAAAAAATATTTATTGTGTTGATGATGATAGATATGAAACTGTGGGTGCTGAAGGAAAAAATGGAAAAAAATCCCCTTATCGCTTAACTGTAACCAATTTATCTGATGAGTTAAAATGGGCGAGTAATCTTCGCTCAAAAGTATATACGGTATCGATTAAAGACCGTTCGGCTGTATTGCCTGCAGGTCACAAAGCGGATGGTGCATATTGGTTAGATGATAAAACAGGAAACTGGATCACTTCTTCGTTTTATATGGATGAACTTCCTAACTGGATCACTGAGATGAACTCTTCTAAAAAACGCCCTATCGATACATACATGAAAGGTGTTTGGGATCTATCTCTACCAGTAGAAAAATATTCGGCTTCTATGGAAGATAACAATCCTTATGAAAGTCTTTTACCAGGAAAAAAAACACCTACGTTCCCATACGAATTGAAAAAGATGTTGGCAGCAGATCGTGTTAGAGTAAAGTCTGGGAGAAAATATGATTTATTAAAATCTACTCCTTTTGGTAATACTGTAGTTACAGAAATGGCAATGCAGATTATAGATAATGAGAAAATGGGCGATGATAACTTTACTGATTTATTAGGCGTATCTTATTCATCAACTGACTATGCTGGACACGCATTTGGACCTCAGTCAATGGAAGTTGAAGATGTTTATATCAAATTAGATAAAGAAATCGAGCATTTGATCAATCACTTAGATCAAAAAGTAGGTAAAGGTCAATATGTTATTTTCTTGACAGCTGATCATGCTGGTGCACAAAATACCAACTACATGAGAGAAGAGTTCAATTTTGTTGCTGAGAATGTAAGCAGCAAAGATGACTCAAAAGTGATCAACGATTTCTTGGTAGAAAAGTATGGTGAAGGAAAATATGTGGTAAGCTATTACTCAGGAATGACTTATTTGAATAGACCTTTAATTAAAGAAAAAGGTTTAGATCTAGAGGAAGTTCAAAAATATGCTGCTGAAGCGATTATGACTATGCCTCAATATGCTGCTGCTGTGATGGGTAAAGATTTAGAAAGACAAGAATATACATTGGGTTATAAAGGATTAATTTACAATGGATTTAATCCAAGATTCTCTCCAGATGTGTATGGCGTATTGAGATCTCATTTCATGGATTACCAGAAAACAGGTACTTCTCATTTTTCTCCTTATAAATATGATACTCATGTTCCTATCATGTTCTATGGATGGAAAATTGAACCTGGATATACACATGCCCCTCACACTGTCACTGAAATTGCCCCAACGATTTGTTCATTCTTAAATATGAACTATCCTTCAGGTTGTTACAGTGACCCAATTCTTATTCCTTTGAAGAAATAA
- a CDS encoding tetratricopeptide repeat protein → MRLIFFILFITTTLSYALSNPKSSYQVPKFDSLMRVFEKQEISDSLRINAALQLSWLNRNISPDNAFLYAKISEDLSRRNNLIFEEIRGISYQGIALRNKGEYQRAMQLFLTALEKATKIDSKEDQAYAHINIASVNIYQENFDEATVHLELAEVIANILKDKRILAYIDTNYGRVYQGSELFNKAVFCFKEALLKREEMDDNYGQIVSYADIGKVYLEMGQIEKALEYLQASLLLNEKNLHDADNMVSTLTDIAVIYREKQDYQKANFFGTKAANISVESGLKHMALNAFIELKNIERLRGRFKKALEYDDKIEIYKDSVFSEEVRMKLAEMNVRYLVEQRVKENEILKKDKEINEIMLQRQTIILFSAVVLIIILVLFVYFLFIENKNKKVVNHKLQNQKGELELQSIEIQRINSLLKEKSQDMMDSINYAKGIQSAILPNWSNVKQLIPNSYVYFNPRDIVSGDFYWFKQVSLHQGILIAADCTGHGVPGGFMSMVGETALEYIVDSQKIFEPADILAELHARLSSMLSQKKSGNMDGMEIGICLIDTYQNIIKFSGAGMSMTIVENEGHEIVKGNQRGVGGVYSFSTSSTHTFEFDNSKMFFLYSDGYADQFGGPKGKKLKSPNFRKILEACYQLPVKDQKKFLSTQFDAWKGDEDQVDDVMVIGFTA, encoded by the coding sequence ATGAGGTTAATATTTTTTATACTGTTCATAACAACAACATTATCCTACGCTTTAAGTAATCCTAAAAGTTCTTATCAAGTACCCAAATTCGATAGTTTAATGAGGGTGTTTGAAAAACAAGAAATTTCAGATTCTTTGAGAATAAACGCTGCTCTTCAATTATCATGGTTAAATAGAAATATTTCACCTGACAATGCTTTTCTTTATGCCAAAATATCAGAAGATTTAAGTAGAAGGAATAATTTGATTTTTGAGGAAATTAGAGGTATTTCTTATCAAGGTATCGCGTTGAGAAATAAAGGTGAATACCAAAGAGCAATGCAGTTATTTTTAACGGCTTTAGAAAAAGCAACAAAAATTGATTCTAAAGAAGATCAAGCCTACGCACATATAAATATAGCCAGTGTAAATATCTATCAAGAAAATTTTGACGAAGCAACAGTTCATCTAGAATTAGCAGAAGTAATTGCTAATATCTTAAAGGATAAAAGGATTCTAGCCTACATTGATACGAATTATGGACGTGTATATCAAGGGTCAGAACTATTTAATAAAGCAGTGTTTTGTTTTAAGGAAGCTTTATTAAAAAGGGAAGAAATGGATGATAACTATGGTCAGATAGTTTCATATGCTGATATAGGGAAGGTGTATTTAGAAATGGGGCAAATCGAAAAAGCTTTAGAGTATTTACAAGCATCGTTATTATTAAATGAAAAAAACTTACATGATGCCGATAATATGGTAAGTACACTTACAGATATTGCGGTGATTTATAGAGAGAAGCAAGATTATCAGAAGGCTAACTTTTTTGGTACTAAAGCAGCAAACATTTCAGTAGAATCTGGTCTTAAACATATGGCGTTAAATGCGTTTATTGAACTGAAAAATATAGAAAGACTCAGAGGGAGATTCAAAAAAGCTTTAGAGTATGACGATAAAATTGAAATCTACAAGGATTCGGTATTTAGTGAGGAAGTAAGAATGAAACTAGCCGAAATGAATGTTAGGTACCTTGTTGAACAACGTGTAAAGGAAAATGAAATTCTTAAAAAGGATAAAGAGATTAACGAAATCATGTTACAAAGGCAGACGATTATCCTATTTTCTGCAGTCGTACTGATTATTATTTTAGTCTTGTTTGTCTATTTCTTATTTATTGAGAATAAAAATAAGAAGGTTGTTAATCATAAGCTTCAAAACCAAAAAGGAGAGTTGGAACTACAATCTATAGAAATACAGAGAATTAATTCTTTACTAAAAGAGAAATCTCAAGACATGATGGATTCTATTAACTATGCGAAAGGAATTCAAAGTGCTATTCTTCCAAATTGGTCTAATGTAAAACAGTTGATTCCAAATTCATATGTTTATTTCAATCCAAGAGATATTGTTTCAGGAGATTTTTATTGGTTTAAACAAGTATCTCTACATCAAGGTATATTGATTGCTGCAGATTGTACGGGGCATGGCGTTCCAGGAGGATTTATGAGTATGGTTGGTGAAACAGCTTTGGAATATATTGTTGATTCTCAGAAAATTTTTGAACCTGCGGATATTTTAGCGGAACTACATGCCCGATTATCGAGTATGCTTAGTCAAAAAAAATCGGGTAATATGGATGGGATGGAAATAGGAATTTGTTTAATTGATACTTATCAAAATATAATCAAATTTTCTGGTGCAGGAATGAGTATGACAATTGTTGAAAATGAAGGACATGAAATAGTAAAAGGTAATCAAAGAGGAGTTGGAGGTGTTTATTCATTTTCTACTTCTTCTACACATACATTCGAATTCGATAACTCAAAAATGTTCTTCCTGTATTCTGATGGTTATGCTGATCAATTTGGTGGACCTAAAGGGAAAAAATTGAAAAGCCCTAACTTCAGAAAAATCTTAGAAGCTTGTTATCAATTACCTGTTAAGGACCAAAAGAAATTTTTGTCAACACAGTTTGATGCTTGGAAAGGAGATGAGGATCAGGTAGACGATGTTATGGTAATTGGATTTACTGCTTAA
- a CDS encoding AP2/ERF family transcription factor, whose product MLIKIQLKNSPNQVVVDDFVYEHLSNNPYLKSIDFIYNLREHSSGRAVFQKSWKQTNGKYKTDTIYLHKYIAENFLEKSEEKNTNLIRIINGNRLDCRIKNLKYANRSEIKRNTRSTVNRTGYIGVLKEKNRYKAVIYKDRKPIFIGSFKTAEEAALAYNTKSIELFGKTRNLNKIKNIPTEEQQDY is encoded by the coding sequence ATGCTTATAAAAATTCAGTTAAAGAACTCTCCTAATCAAGTAGTCGTTGACGATTTCGTTTACGAACACTTAAGCAACAATCCTTACTTAAAAAGTATAGATTTTATATACAATTTAAGAGAGCATTCTTCAGGTAGAGCTGTATTTCAAAAATCGTGGAAACAAACGAATGGCAAATACAAGACTGATACGATTTATCTCCACAAATATATTGCGGAGAATTTTTTAGAAAAAAGTGAAGAAAAGAACACAAATTTAATCAGAATCATTAATGGCAACCGATTAGATTGCAGGATAAAAAATTTAAAGTATGCGAATCGTTCTGAAATAAAAAGAAACACAAGATCTACAGTTAATAGAACAGGATATATAGGTGTATTAAAAGAAAAGAATCGATATAAAGCTGTGATTTACAAAGATCGCAAGCCAATATTTATAGGCTCATTTAAAACTGCTGAAGAAGCTGCTTTAGCCTATAACACAAAATCAATTGAACTATTTGGGAAAACTAGAAACCTAAATAAAATCAAAAATATTCCAACTGAGGAACAACAAGATTATTAA